In the bacterium genome, one interval contains:
- a CDS encoding class I SAM-dependent methyltransferase, translated as MQAAVKDNTEQDRKPTTPSVNVEALMAEIREKIKRDLEQLPTAAPTIQLSQNRAANNPVILSEELNYLNSHWHDWAVPSEISSHRPIIGRLIVKFKKFFVNMIWNTVLGEYFERERKFQSNLVRFLNQTARYIDARDTDVWTRIIQKIDRDVNQLLREDLERLHGEMRSLGRELVRTESLRVFEDRIEGLRDELHALERTTLMIARAKINTSETPAAMLQQGQDQPTSFEPSDLEYLVLEDRYRGSEHLIRERMREYLHFFSNATAEVLEFGCGRGEFLELLKASGIPAIGIDLNPAMTEICKTKGLNVVTLDCIKFLEQLPNNSAGGIFAAQLVEHLPRKVLEKFFELAHAKLKPGARLILETINPESFTALASNFFRDPTHIWPLHPETLKFMAEIKGFNPEQILYSSPYPKEAMLKELILEEYLPARFMEAIDQLNENLRRLNKQLYGFQDFAIVVKK; from the coding sequence ATGCAAGCAGCTGTTAAAGATAATACTGAGCAAGATCGGAAACCCACGACACCGTCGGTTAATGTAGAAGCATTAATGGCAGAGATTCGTGAAAAAATTAAGCGCGATTTAGAGCAACTTCCAACAGCTGCACCAACAATTCAATTGTCGCAGAATCGGGCTGCGAATAATCCAGTAATCTTAAGTGAAGAGTTAAATTACCTCAATTCGCATTGGCATGACTGGGCCGTGCCGTCAGAAATTTCATCGCATCGACCAATCATTGGTCGGCTGATTGTAAAGTTCAAGAAATTTTTCGTTAATATGATCTGGAACACTGTGCTGGGAGAGTATTTTGAGCGCGAGCGTAAATTCCAGTCGAATCTAGTACGCTTTCTCAATCAAACTGCGCGCTATATCGATGCTCGGGATACCGATGTCTGGACCAGAATTATTCAGAAAATTGATCGTGACGTGAACCAGCTACTGCGTGAAGATTTGGAGCGGCTGCATGGAGAGATGCGCTCACTTGGCCGTGAGCTGGTGCGTACGGAAAGCCTGCGTGTTTTTGAAGACCGGATTGAAGGCTTACGGGATGAATTACATGCCCTCGAACGCACAACGCTGATGATTGCACGTGCTAAAATAAATACTTCCGAGACTCCAGCTGCAATGCTTCAGCAAGGTCAAGATCAGCCGACAAGCTTTGAGCCGTCTGACTTAGAATATCTTGTGCTTGAAGATCGTTATCGCGGTTCAGAGCATCTAATTCGCGAGAGGATGCGCGAATATTTACATTTTTTTAGTAACGCTACCGCTGAAGTTCTTGAATTTGGCTGTGGGCGCGGGGAATTTTTAGAGTTACTTAAGGCCAGCGGTATTCCGGCAATTGGCATCGATCTCAATCCAGCGATGACAGAAATCTGTAAAACCAAGGGCTTAAATGTAGTTACGCTGGATTGCATCAAGTTCTTGGAACAGCTACCCAACAACTCTGCAGGTGGAATTTTTGCTGCACAATTAGTCGAACACCTACCGCGAAAAGTGTTAGAAAAGTTTTTTGAACTTGCGCACGCGAAGTTAAAGCCTGGAGCGCGCTTAATTCTGGAAACAATTAATCCAGAGTCCTTTACTGCCTTGGCCTCGAATTTTTTCCGCGACCCGACACATATTTGGCCACTGCACCCTGAAACTTTGAAGTTCATGGCAGAGATTAAAGGTTTTAATCCCGAACAAATTCTCTACAGTTCGCCTTACCCCAAAGAGGCAATGCTTAAAGAATTAATCCTCGAAGAATATTTGCCAGCGCGTTTTATGGAAGCAATTGATCAATTGAACGAAAACCTGCGCCGTTTAAACAAGCAGCTCTACGGTTTTCAAGATTTTGCAATTGTAGTTAAAAAATAA